A segment of the Lycium ferocissimum isolate CSIRO_LF1 chromosome 10, AGI_CSIRO_Lferr_CH_V1, whole genome shotgun sequence genome:
gaagaagaacatattTTGACTTTTACATTGTGAATAATTTTGTTTGGTATCATGACTAGTGTCAGAGTCAGGAAATTTACATGTCCGACAGGATTgaaaaaattctaaaatatcaCACTTAAGATTTGAATCTGTGGacttaaaacaatttttaaatCTCTTTTGCCACTATATTAACAGTTTTCTTCGTGTTAAGAGAATTCAGCAATTTAGATATAACAAAAGAACTCATTTTTACCATATTTTCACATAATATTTAAGTAAAATTCATGTTCAAATACAATCACAATTTTACTTTAAAGTACtgatttttcaatttcaaccaaaatTGTACAAACTTTAATATGTTTTGATATCCATTCAGAAATCATAACCAAGTGTAGGGAATAACTTCAACTCTTAAGCGGTAGTTAGAGTGAATATTCATGTCAATTACCTCAACCACTCCGCTCGGGAGAGCTTGACAATAATGTACCTAAATAATTCATTATTATCTCTCTCCCTCAATTTAAATTGAGGTATTTTGACTGgataaagaatttaaaaaaagaaaaaaaaagactgttaaaatttatggtctaaaataatttattgatagttatataattataaattatctcattaagATTAACCTAAAAAGTTTGACCTAAAACTATTTCTAATTATTAAAAACAAAACATCATTCTCTTTGGACAAACGAACAAAAATAggcatcacataaattgggaccgCAGGAATAAAAGATAGAAGGTAAATTGAAATTTGTACTTATATGTTcaatcaaactttttaaataatttatttatgatatttaaaattaaaaccaTAGAATGCGTACGCAATCCCTCTAGTTGTAGTTGGTCTTTTTAATTGGCATTATATCTTTGGGTGTATCCTAGTCactttttaaatatatctaTATTTTGTTAGTATTTGCTCCATAACTATTGCTGAGAATATTACTTTTTGGTTTAACTTTGCTATTTGTTAGAATATTCTTCTCGAATTCGAAATGAACTTAAAGAAGCCTTGATTTTTGTACCTTCCAAACTTCTATCACGTCACTAAAGTTGAAAATGAATTTAACGTCATAGCTAATTAATATCCAAATCATCTTATTGTCTTGTTAGAataaagttcttatttttttatttttcaactgtTAGACTAAAGTTGCCCGTCTTGTTTTTTTCCAGTTTTCTTTATATTTGCATGGGTAAATTACTCTTTACTTCCTTACTTTGAACTTACTTTGGTCCTTATTTTTTCGATTTATGTTTTACTAATTATCTATATTTGGGGGGATGCAGGTGAGGAAGCTAGAATTGTTCATAGCAATACTAGTTTTCGTAATGGCTGCATGTTTCTTTGGTGAAATGAGTTATGTGAAACCACCAGCTAAAGAAGTATTCAAAGGAATGTTTATTCCTAAACTTAACGGTAACGGAGCCACAGCTGATGCTATTGCCTTGTTGGGTGCCCTCGTCATGCCGTACGTTTTCACACCCCTACTAACTTCTATATATCAAGGTGTTTGATTGGGTATGAAGATTGAATTCAGTTACTGAGATACATTTtgaattatttgtttatttgtttttattttttgtatacaGACACAACCTCTTTCTTCACTCGGCGCTTGTGCTATCGAGGAAAGTACCAAACTCAGTTCGTGGCATTAATGTAAgttcaattattatttttataataagtGACAATGAGACTTGAACTCAAGATCTCTGACTACTCTAATATCACATTGAATTGTGTGACCATTTCAGTTAAATACGTAAACCGTTAAAGAAaacacatttttatttatttaaccaAAATACTCCTAAATGATCAATTGCTCTTTTTGCTTCTTCACAAAAATAATGCAATCctatattttgttgatgttaaaTTTTGCAGGACGCATGTAAATTCTTCTTGATTGAGAGTGGGTTTGCACTATTTGTGGCCTTCCTAATCAATGTGGCAGTTGTGTCTGTGTCTGGTACTGTTTGTGGTGCCGATAATCTCTCAGAACAGAATAAAGAAAGTTGCAGTGACATTACTTTGAACTCTGCTTCTTTTCTTCTCAAGGTTTTATACAACAATCCcttatataatttctttttctgaaaatgGATCATTAAGAGTAAATTAACTAACCACTAATTAAATGTTTAATTTTGATTCACAGAATGTACTTGGAAAATCAAGTTCTACTGTTTATGCCATTGCGTTGTTAGCCTCTGGACAGAGCTCTACCATTACTGGTACTTATGCCGGCCAATTTATCATGCAAGTAAGTGTAtaatttctctattttttaaaaactttttttttgttgtcttcAATTAGAGTAGTAAATAATGTCTAATAAGTATCATAATTTTGCCTGAATTAGGGATTCTTGGATCTTAAGATGAAGACATGGTTAAGGAACTTGTTTACTAGGCTTATTGCTATTACTCCAAGCCTTCTTGTGTCAATTATTGGAGGACCATCAGGGGCTGGCAGGCTAATCATCATTGCTTCTGTATATTTTATAaccttttacttttttaaaaatatttttgtacttgtaaatggataaaataaactttttttgtttgtgtgtGGCTATTTTTCAGATGATACTTTCTTTTGAACTTCCATTTGCTCTCATTCCACTGCTCAAATTCAGTAGTGGTTCCACCAAGTTGGGACCACACAAGAACTCTATTTATGTAAGTTCCAAATTTCAGCATTAATTAgcgtattttttaaaataaacagattttgaaagtttgatCAAACTGACTTCTAAGAACTAACATTTCATTTCTCTTTGACCATTTAGATTATCGTGATCTCGTGGATTCTGGGACTAGGCATCATCAGCATCAATATCTACTACCTCACCACAGCTTTCGTGGGTTGGCTCATTAGCAACAATTTGCCTAAAGTTGGAAATGTGTTCATTGGGATCGTAGTATTTCCCTTGATGGCCATATACATTATATCAGTGTTTTACCTTATGTTTCGAAAAGACACAGTTGTCACCTACATCGAGCCAATGAAGGACGAACACCATATGGAAAATGGAACAAACAGTATGGAGTTAGTAGATCGTGTTCCTTATAGAGAGGATCTTGCTGATATTCCACTGCCACAATAAGTTTTTCTCATTTTGTAGATTTCAATTTGCGTTCTTAATTAATTATGCAGTCCATCCAATAATAAAATAGCAGTGTTGCGGGTGACAAAATGGTATCATTTCAAATTCCTCGCAATTTTGTCACCCCAAGTCTTGAATCTGTTCACCCTTTGAGTAAGCAATCAAATCTCGCACATCCAATTTCATTCTTGTGTCATAGCAACTTTCGTTCTAACAACTTGTTTTTATGGTTATTTCTCATTgtattgtatttttattttaaatttaatgtttgttttgattgttacttaaaatttattatattgTATGATAAAAGTACCTAAATTGCATAAAGAAGACAAAATTGGTAAAATTCTACAAGAACTTATGGCAAAAGTTCAAATGAGCTCAATTGAAGTCTGTAAAATAGGTAAAATTGACCCTTATAATTAAGGCAGCGAATCAgtgttagaaaaatattattttttatttactatctcaaaaataaaagcACTATTTCTATAACGTTTTTTATTGGCTTTAATACAAAAGATTTGATTATAATTTATTAGCCTTAATGGCAGATTCTCATAATGGAAAAATTGTCTGTTGCAAAACCGTTTGTGGCAATTTAACTTGGCCATTGACTAGCCTTTATTAGACATtatttgtcacgccccgaaccatggcctgggcgtaacacggcactcagTGCCTTGTacgcatgtgaccgagcgaaccacatgacttCCGAGTCTACATGGGACATTAACTGATGCGGAATATAAAGTGaacatgcatgaattgtgaaaacATGGAGTTCAATAgtcataagtctgaaaatattattattattatatcatgAATGCGGAATTATGGTAATGTAGCCATTAAGGCCAACTCAACTAAACATGacaactgactagtctatgaaacctcgaCACGAATCAATACTACTAAATCGTTCACCGGACAAGGCCCTGCATACCTTAAATGGCTCGACATAAATAAGTAAAGACACAACCCCGAATGAAGACGGGGCTCACCAAAAGTCGATACGAGCAATGTCCCAACTCCTACCGTCAATCAataccgcatcgtgaaatgcagccccgGCAATAGAAAGGGGATGTCAAGCGCATATTGAACActcggtatgtaaagcaacc
Coding sequences within it:
- the LOC132035527 gene encoding metal transporter Nramp6.1-like, encoding MENQQQNQVIGGSKRIVAVTESPLPSSTNPNNDHNIEHQKHGWRNFFAYVGPGFLVSLAYLDPGNLETDLQAGSSHGYELLWVILIGLIFALIIQSLAANLGVSTGKHLSELCRAEYPWFVKYCLWLLAEIAVIAADIPEVIGTAFALNILFHIPVWVGVLCTGVSTLLFIGLQRYGVRKLELFIAILVFVMAACFFGEMSYVKPPAKEVFKGMFIPKLNGNGATADAIALLGALVMPHNLFLHSALVLSRKVPNSVRGINDACKFFLIESGFALFVAFLINVAVVSVSGTVCGADNLSEQNKESCSDITLNSASFLLKNVLGKSSSTVYAIALLASGQSSTITGTYAGQFIMQGFLDLKMKTWLRNLFTRLIAITPSLLVSIIGGPSGAGRLIIIASMILSFELPFALIPLLKFSSGSTKLGPHKNSIYIIVISWILGLGIISINIYYLTTAFVGWLISNNLPKVGNVFIGIVVFPLMAIYIISVFYLMFRKDTVVTYIEPMKDEHHMENGTNSMELVDRVPYREDLADIPLPQ